In one window of Thermotoga sp. Mc24 DNA:
- a CDS encoding OmpH family outer membrane protein codes for MKKLLLPLVLAGVLLATLLVSQSSSSPSLRVAYVDVEKATESYYKWQDLNEKYKRDYSFYQNKLKEMEDELKKMQEEGRSQEEIQAKQKEILSKKAEYENLLKTEYQQKIQEVMKEVVSKIQEYASVMGYDLVIAKQMVLYGKPSYDITDQVIAYINQK; via the coding sequence ATGAAGAAACTGCTCCTACCCCTCGTTCTGGCAGGTGTTCTCCTTGCAACGCTACTCGTTTCACAGAGTTCCTCGAGCCCTTCCCTGAGGGTAGCCTACGTCGATGTTGAAAAAGCGACAGAGAGTTACTACAAGTGGCAGGATCTGAACGAAAAGTACAAGAGAGACTATTCTTTCTATCAGAACAAGTTGAAGGAGATGGAGGATGAGCTCAAAAAGATGCAGGAAGAAGGAAGATCTCAGGAAGAGATACAGGCAAAACAGAAGGAGATTCTCTCGAAAAAGGCTGAATACGAAAATCTTCTGAAGACTGAATACCAGCAGAAGATTCAGGAAGTGATGAAAGAAGTTGTGAGTAAAATCCAGGAATACGCGAGTGTTATGGGATACGATCTTGTGATTGCGAAACAGATGGTTCTCTATGGAAAGCCATCTTACGATATAACAGACCAGGTGATCGCTTACATCAATCAGAAATGA